Proteins from one Ketobacter alkanivorans genomic window:
- a CDS encoding FAD:protein FMN transferase, which translates to MGSPCAVHLYLNSSEPKALVVDQVIAEVVRLERKYSRYRDDSIASAINRAANDGEPIQVDEETSLLLDYANTLFCESDGLFDITSGVLRRAWNFKCNVIPEQRQLDALLPLVGWNNVEWQQSCLRFSVPGMELDFGGYVKEYAADCAAAVAHRLGVRHGLVELGGDVRVIGPHLDGRPWRVGVRHPRLPEAVLAEVSVLQGAVASSGDYERAIVHNGKRYGHILDPRTGWPVSGLVAVTVLADHCLLAGTACTLAMLNGEHGPAWLDQLGVKWLAMNQKGEVLGNL; encoded by the coding sequence ATGGGGTCGCCTTGCGCAGTTCATTTGTATCTGAATTCATCCGAGCCAAAAGCTTTAGTCGTGGATCAGGTCATTGCGGAGGTGGTCAGGCTTGAACGCAAATATTCACGCTATAGAGATGACAGTATCGCCTCTGCAATCAATCGTGCTGCGAATGATGGTGAGCCGATACAGGTTGATGAAGAAACATCGTTGTTGCTTGATTATGCCAACACGCTGTTTTGTGAAAGTGATGGGTTATTTGATATTACATCCGGTGTTTTGAGGCGGGCATGGAACTTTAAGTGCAACGTCATACCTGAGCAAAGGCAATTGGATGCACTGTTGCCGCTGGTGGGGTGGAATAATGTGGAGTGGCAGCAATCGTGTCTACGCTTTTCTGTGCCCGGGATGGAGTTGGACTTTGGTGGTTACGTTAAAGAGTATGCGGCTGATTGTGCAGCTGCAGTGGCGCATCGGCTGGGTGTGCGTCATGGGCTGGTGGAGCTGGGGGGGGATGTTCGAGTGATCGGCCCCCATCTGGATGGAAGGCCTTGGCGGGTGGGTGTGCGTCATCCTCGCCTGCCGGAAGCGGTATTGGCGGAAGTGTCTGTTTTGCAAGGAGCAGTTGCCAGCAGCGGTGACTATGAGCGGGCAATTGTTCATAACGGCAAGCGCTACGGGCATATTCTGGATCCCCGTACGGGGTGGCCTGTTAGTGGGTTGGTTGCGGTGACTGTGCTGGCAGATCACTGTTTGCTGGCCGGTACTGCGTGTACCCTGGCCATGCTCAATGGAGAGCATGGGCCAGCTTGGTTGGATCAGCTAGGAGTGAAATGGCTTGCCATGAACCAGAAGGGTGAGGTGTTGGGTAATCTTTAG
- a CDS encoding DUF3570 domain-containing protein — translation MAVTKGKPSAMAALTSAALALPAISQLAHADSMPSETELGYRYSDYQEDDLKSEDVLVGSRDRYDVSTHQFRLLAPVGDQTSLKIDALYETMTGASPMGTVEGANGDPVLIMTGASIQDTRVDVVAELRRYQGRSSNAVSVGYSAEDDYTALNAGVDFQRDSRDGIVSWSGGMGVSYDELEPEQTPGINRIEAEDRWFLNGYVARAKVHSVVWQTQLGLYVGVYDGYMSDPYKSIDVRPDSRQQIAVSAKSRYFLRRYDAALHGDYRYYSDDWGIRSHTLKFTWHQSLTESLRVSPSLRYYSQSQADFYVSTDSVGRSGYQSSDHRLSPFGAVAYGVGVNYRQPKYSLVFSMEQYESDGRYGAKSVEIPNPALVSYTLMTLGIDYRL, via the coding sequence GTGGCTGTTACTAAGGGTAAGCCCTCTGCCATGGCTGCATTGACCAGTGCAGCGCTGGCATTGCCTGCTATCTCTCAACTGGCACATGCTGACTCGATGCCGAGCGAAACGGAGTTAGGGTATCGTTACTCGGACTATCAGGAGGATGATTTAAAAAGTGAAGACGTTTTGGTCGGCAGCAGGGATCGCTATGATGTGTCCACTCATCAATTTCGTTTGCTTGCACCGGTTGGCGATCAAACTTCCCTAAAGATTGATGCGTTGTATGAGACCATGACAGGAGCATCTCCGATGGGTACGGTAGAGGGCGCAAATGGCGATCCGGTATTGATTATGACTGGAGCGAGCATCCAGGATACCAGAGTCGATGTGGTTGCTGAATTGCGTCGTTATCAGGGGCGAAGCAGCAACGCTGTTTCCGTGGGTTACTCAGCAGAGGATGACTACACTGCACTTAATGCCGGTGTGGATTTTCAGCGTGACAGTCGTGATGGTATTGTCAGCTGGTCTGGCGGTATGGGGGTTTCATACGATGAGCTTGAACCGGAGCAAACGCCGGGTATTAATAGAATTGAAGCGGAAGATCGCTGGTTTTTGAATGGCTATGTGGCGCGGGCCAAGGTGCATAGCGTGGTGTGGCAAACTCAGTTGGGTTTATACGTGGGCGTGTATGATGGCTACATGTCAGACCCCTACAAATCCATCGATGTGAGGCCGGATTCAAGGCAACAAATTGCCGTCAGTGCAAAATCCAGATATTTTCTGCGTCGGTACGATGCGGCACTGCATGGCGATTATCGCTACTACAGTGATGATTGGGGCATTCGATCGCATACGCTGAAGTTCACCTGGCATCAATCGTTGACGGAGTCCTTGCGGGTTTCACCCAGCCTGCGTTACTACAGCCAAAGTCAGGCTGATTTCTATGTGAGCACCGACAGCGTAGGCCGCTCAGGATATCAGTCATCTGATCATCGGTTGTCCCCGTTTGGGGCAGTGGCCTATGGGGTAGGCGTCAACTACCGTCAACCTAAATACAGTCTGGTGTTTTCAATGGAACAGTACGAAAGCGATGGCCGCTATGGGGCCAAGTCGGTAGAGATTCCAAATCCTGCTTTGGTCAGCTATACATTGATGACTCTGGGTATTGATTATCGATTGTAA
- a CDS encoding DUF4266 domain-containing protein, giving the protein MGKGMFVVAVLLLSGCESVAVKAWERTYLARQDMAWEPDPMRSIMREHIYTSKEGASGGVGTGGGGCGCY; this is encoded by the coding sequence ATGGGAAAAGGCATGTTTGTGGTGGCTGTTTTATTGTTATCTGGTTGTGAGAGCGTGGCTGTAAAAGCATGGGAAAGAACGTATTTGGCCCGGCAGGATATGGCCTGGGAGCCTGACCCCATGAGATCCATAATGCGCGAGCATATATACACTTCAAAGGAGGGAGCTTCCGGTGGAGTGGGTACAGGGGGAGGTGGTTGTGGCTGTTACTAA
- a CDS encoding TlpA family protein disulfide reductase, producing the protein MVAILKTTTTLARTAPEFELPVIGQSTTLKLSDLKGKVVYVDFWASWCPPCVVSIPALEDIRTQFLGQGFEVVAINLDLSEREATHFLKSRPVSYPVLFDINKITPVLYGVEGMPTAFLIDRAGRVRSTHAGFKKSDSEKLMGLIQELLNEGVR; encoded by the coding sequence GTGGTTGCGATACTTAAAACGACAACCACGCTGGCCAGAACAGCCCCCGAGTTTGAGCTGCCGGTTATAGGCCAGTCAACCACCTTAAAGTTGTCCGACTTAAAGGGCAAAGTCGTTTATGTGGATTTCTGGGCATCCTGGTGCCCTCCCTGTGTTGTATCAATTCCTGCATTAGAGGATATACGCACGCAATTTTTGGGTCAGGGTTTTGAAGTCGTTGCGATTAACCTGGATTTGTCTGAAAGGGAGGCAACGCATTTCTTAAAGAGCAGGCCAGTTTCTTATCCTGTGTTGTTTGACATCAACAAGATTACACCCGTGTTGTACGGTGTCGAAGGTATGCCTACTGCATTTCTGATCGATCGTGCCGGGCGCGTTCGATCTACCCATGCAGGGTTCAAGAAAAGTGATTCCGAGAAGTTAATGGGGTTGATCCAAGAGCTATTAAATGAGGGGGTGCGCTAA